One stretch of Patescibacteria group bacterium DNA includes these proteins:
- a CDS encoding RelA/SpoT family protein, whose translation MTINDLLKIAKENNPKADLDSIRLAFDFAEQAHHGQTRLSGEPYIEHSLETAKTLAEMKLNVPIIQAGLLHDVPEDTDTTLEEIEKNFGADVAQMVMGITKLGKIKYRGMDRYIENLRKMFIAMASDVRVIFIKFADRIHNLRTLDVHSPKKRYRIALESLEIYAPIANRLGMGEIKGTLEDLSFKYVYPKEYQWTIGLMTERREVKEKSLKDIIKKARHEIEQSGFNIIDIHGRAKHIYSLYKKLLRYDRDINMIHDLVAVRIIVEDIADCYGVLGIIHSKWPPMKARIKDYIAQPKPNGYKSLHTTVFCDNGEIVEFQIRTEGMHDEAELGIAAHWNYEESIKSKRRSEKQIQWVNELAQIQEQLQSRTQYLRNLEDLKIDVFQTHIFVITPKGDVIDLPEDSTPVDFAYAIHSEIGDKCVGVKINGEMTNLDTRLKSGDLVEIIIDKKRKGPNPDWLKFAKTSSAKAKIRTKTKIKITDWLKSVIPPMKK comes from the coding sequence ATGACCATCAATGATTTGCTGAAAATCGCCAAAGAGAACAACCCCAAAGCCGATTTGGACTCAATCCGGCTCGCTTTTGATTTTGCCGAGCAAGCTCATCATGGCCAAACCCGCCTCTCCGGAGAACCTTATATTGAACACTCTCTTGAAACCGCGAAAACCCTGGCCGAAATGAAACTCAATGTTCCGATTATCCAGGCCGGCCTACTGCACGACGTGCCGGAAGATACGGACACCACTCTTGAAGAAATTGAAAAAAATTTCGGCGCCGATGTCGCCCAGATGGTTATGGGGATTACCAAGCTCGGTAAAATCAAATACCGCGGTATGGACCGCTATATCGAAAATCTGCGCAAGATGTTCATCGCCATGGCAAGCGACGTGCGCGTAATCTTTATTAAATTCGCCGACCGCATCCATAATCTCCGCACCCTCGACGTTCATTCGCCAAAAAAACGCTACCGAATCGCTCTAGAGTCTCTTGAAATTTACGCGCCGATCGCCAACCGACTCGGCATGGGTGAAATAAAGGGCACCCTTGAAGATTTATCATTCAAGTATGTATATCCAAAAGAATATCAATGGACAATCGGACTCATGACCGAACGGCGTGAGGTTAAGGAAAAATCCCTCAAGGATATAATAAAAAAAGCGCGCCACGAAATTGAACAATCCGGCTTTAATATTATTGATATACACGGCCGCGCCAAGCATATCTATTCGCTTTATAAAAAACTACTCCGCTACGACCGCGACATTAATATGATTCACGATCTGGTTGCCGTCCGCATCATCGTAGAAGACATCGCCGATTGCTACGGCGTGCTTGGTATTATCCACTCAAAATGGCCGCCAATGAAAGCGCGAATTAAAGATTACATCGCCCAGCCGAAACCCAACGGATATAAATCCCTGCACACCACGGTTTTCTGCGATAACGGAGAAATCGTTGAATTCCAAATCCGCACCGAAGGAATGCACGACGAAGCCGAACTTGGTATCGCCGCGCACTGGAACTATGAAGAGTCAATAAAATCCAAACGCCGCAGCGAAAAACAAATTCAGTGGGTGAATGAACTCGCCCAAATCCAGGAACAGCTCCAGTCCCGCACGCAGTATTTAAGAAATCTCGAGGACCTGAAGATTGATGTTTTCCAGACCCATATCTTTGTTATTACCCCAAAGGGCGATGTCATCGACCTGCCCGAAGATTCCACGCCGGTTGATTTTGCGTACGCGATTCACTCGGAAATCGGCGACAAATGCGTCGGCGTAAAAATCAACGGCGAAATGACGAATCTTGATACCCGGCTAAAGAGCGGCGACCTTGTGGAAATTATTATTGATAAAAAACGCAAAGGACCGAATCCCGATTGGTTAAAATTCGCCAAGACCTCCAGCGCCAAGGCGAAAATCCGCACCAAAACAAAAATAAAAATCACGGACTGGTTAAAATCCGTGATCCCTCCGATGAAAAAATAG
- a CDS encoding ParB/RepB/Spo0J family partition protein, producing the protein MMLGKGGLGRGLSSLIPSSSPSAEAAGDAKRPVATGREIAEILIEDIVPNPHQPRESFHHDEMEDLIASIKEHGILQPLILSPKDDKYELIAGERRWRAAKMAGLRTVPAVVRTVKDQQKLEFALIENIQRQDLNPMEEAKAYKRLIDEFSLTQEEVAKRVGKSRPQVANFVRLLDLPLEIQEAVASGEMPYTQARTLLALDSPRAQLKLFKKIIRDKMTVRDTEKRVGMGRVSAEAASDPNLAAKEDALRTALGTKVEIKKRRDGGQIIIEYYSDEEFNNLILRLTE; encoded by the coding sequence ATGATGCTAGGCAAAGGAGGACTCGGACGCGGACTCAGTTCGCTTATTCCATCTAGCTCACCGTCCGCTGAGGCGGCGGGTGATGCAAAGCGGCCGGTGGCGACGGGACGGGAAATCGCGGAAATTTTGATTGAAGATATTGTTCCCAATCCGCACCAGCCGCGCGAAAGCTTCCATCATGACGAAATGGAGGATCTTATTGCGTCAATCAAGGAGCATGGCATCCTCCAGCCCCTGATTTTGAGCCCCAAGGATGATAAATATGAACTTATTGCCGGCGAGCGCCGGTGGCGCGCCGCAAAGATGGCCGGACTCCGCACCGTGCCGGCAGTTGTGCGCACGGTCAAGGACCAGCAAAAACTGGAATTCGCGCTTATTGAGAACATCCAGCGCCAGGATTTAAATCCCATGGAAGAGGCAAAGGCTTATAAGCGTCTGATTGATGAATTCAGCCTGACGCAGGAAGAGGTGGCAAAGCGCGTGGGCAAGAGCCGGCCGCAGGTCGCGAATTTTGTCCGGCTCCTGGATCTGCCGCTTGAAATTCAGGAAGCGGTGGCAAGCGGCGAGATGCCATACACGCAGGCCCGCACCCTGCTCGCGCTCGATTCGCCGCGGGCTCAGCTCAAGCTTTTCAAGAAAATTATCCGCGATAAAATGACGGTTCGGGATACGGAGAAGCGTGTCGGCATGGGCCGGGTTTCGGCCGAGGCGGCGAGCGATCCGAATCTCGCGGCCAAGGAAGACGCGCTGCGCACCGCGCTCGGCACCAAGGTTGAAATAAAAAAACGCCGCGACGGCGGGCAGATTATCATTGAGTATTATTCGGACGAGGAGTTCAATAATTTGATATTGCGGCTGACGGAGTGA
- a CDS encoding AAA family ATPase — protein MAQIITVVNQKGGVGKTTTAVNLGAYLAAMGKFILLVDMDPQANATSGLGIDYQNLDKGIYEVLIGEHKVRDVIKPTEQEGYRVAPANLNLAGASVELVNAENREYRLRDALLEIRNDYDYILIDCPPSLGLLTINGLSAADQVLIPVQSEYYALEGLGQLLNTVNLVKEHLQPNLNVRGAVVTMFDPRTNLSNEVFQELYKYFPNKIYRSVIPRSVRLAEAPSYGRSILHYDPTSRGARAYERLAKEFLLQERGGEGNQNSF, from the coding sequence ATGGCGCAAATTATTACCGTGGTGAATCAAAAAGGGGGAGTCGGAAAGACAACGACGGCCGTAAACCTCGGCGCGTATCTTGCGGCAATGGGCAAATTTATTTTGCTCGTGGATATGGACCCGCAGGCCAACGCGACCTCGGGGCTGGGCATTGATTATCAAAATCTGGACAAGGGCATTTATGAAGTTTTGATCGGCGAGCATAAAGTCAGGGACGTAATCAAGCCGACCGAGCAGGAGGGTTACCGCGTGGCGCCGGCAAATCTTAATCTCGCGGGCGCGAGCGTGGAACTTGTAAACGCGGAAAATCGTGAATACCGCCTGCGCGACGCCTTGCTTGAGATCCGGAATGACTATGATTATATTTTGATTGATTGTCCGCCGTCGCTCGGGCTCTTAACCATCAACGGCCTTTCGGCCGCCGACCAGGTGCTCATACCGGTGCAGTCAGAATATTACGCGCTTGAGGGTTTGGGCCAGCTCCTGAACACCGTGAACCTCGTCAAGGAGCATCTCCAGCCAAATCTTAATGTGCGCGGCGCGGTGGTGACCATGTTTGACCCGCGGACCAACCTCTCTAACGAGGTTTTTCAGGAATTGTACAAGTATTTTCCAAATAAAATTTATCGTTCCGTAATTCCCCGGTCCGTGCGCTTGGCCGAAGCGCCGAGCTACGGCCGTTCAATCCTGCATTATGATCCAACGAGCCGGGGAGCGCGCGCGTACGAAAGACTCGCAAAAGAGTTTTTGCTTCAGGAGCGCGGCGGAGAAGGAAATCAAAACTCATTTTAA
- a CDS encoding glycosyltransferase family 1 protein — protein MRIGIDCRTILNPGFGEGAGVGHYTYYLVKNILRIDQENEYFLYFDDLITDDAILEVTSGAPNVKTRRFPFHEYKKFLPFAYSHILVSGFLGRDSLDVFHAPSGIMPYTYRGKTVITVHDLAIYKHPEWFPDGRVSKSVSTKMLVPKAVAAASRIITVSESTKRDLIQLFHVNPEIIHVIYEGVELPGEMGQDGLCRLSQPIKNKYDIKSEYILSLGTLEPRKNLILVIDALKNMLEETPELLRGKEYLIAGVKGWKFQELFDKMDEINILAKAKIGAPLVRYLGYVPHGDKFPLMACCLFFVFPSLYEGFGLPVLEAMKLGVPVISSNVSSIPEVAAGAAVLTNPEDIGEMKKALTDYLRDKELRNRYSELGRAKALEFSWKTAAIKTVEVYRKLQ, from the coding sequence ATGAGAATCGGCATTGATTGCCGGACAATACTTAATCCCGGTTTCGGCGAAGGCGCCGGAGTCGGCCATTATACGTATTATCTGGTAAAAAATATATTGAGGATTGACCAGGAAAACGAGTATTTTTTATATTTTGACGATCTGATCACCGATGACGCGATACTGGAGGTGACGAGCGGCGCGCCGAATGTTAAGACGCGCCGTTTTCCTTTTCATGAATACAAGAAATTTTTGCCGTTTGCGTATTCCCATATACTGGTTTCCGGTTTTCTGGGCCGCGACAGCCTTGATGTTTTTCACGCGCCGTCGGGCATTATGCCCTATACCTACCGCGGGAAAACGGTAATCACGGTGCATGATCTTGCGATATACAAGCATCCGGAGTGGTTTCCGGACGGGCGCGTTTCAAAAAGCGTTTCCACGAAAATGCTCGTGCCCAAGGCGGTTGCCGCGGCAAGCCGGATAATCACGGTTTCCGAATCCACGAAACGCGATCTCATCCAACTTTTTCATGTTAATCCGGAAATTATTCACGTGATATATGAGGGCGTTGAACTTCCCGGAGAAATGGGCCAGGACGGACTTTGCCGGCTGAGCCAGCCCATAAAAAATAAATACGATATTAAAAGCGAATATATTCTGAGCCTCGGAACGCTTGAGCCGAGAAAGAATTTGATTTTAGTTATTGATGCGCTGAAGAACATGCTTGAAGAAACGCCCGAACTTTTGCGCGGCAAAGAATATCTGATTGCCGGCGTCAAGGGATGGAAGTTTCAGGAGCTTTTTGACAAAATGGATGAAATAAATATTTTGGCAAAGGCGAAGATCGGAGCACCCCTCGTGCGGTACCTGGGATATGTTCCGCACGGAGATAAATTTCCGCTGATGGCGTGCTGTTTATTTTTTGTGTTTCCTTCTCTGTACGAGGGCTTCGGCCTGCCGGTGCTCGAGGCCATGAAACTCGGGGTTCCGGTAATATCATCCAATGTTTCGTCAATTCCGGAAGTCGCGGCCGGCGCGGCAGTGCTCACCAATCCGGAGGATATCGGCGAGATGAAAAAGGCATTAACCGATTATTTGAGAGATAAGGAATTGCGCAACCGGTATTCGGAGCTCGGCAGAGCCAAGGCGCTGGAATTCAGCTGGAAGACCGCGGCAATAAAAACGGTTGAGGTTTATAGAAAATTGCAATAA
- a CDS encoding small multi-drug export protein, whose amino-acid sequence MIEWFLNLNIPPELITFFIAMTPIAELRGAIPIALGVFNLSVPSAFFWAWLGNIIPGIFWVFALNFVSRTLSAHSKAFKKFFEWLFRRTHEKFWGQHEKLGSLALVVFVAIPLPVTGVWTGAVAAFIFGIPKTRAILLLSLGALGAAIIVTLIYLGVFSFLRFLL is encoded by the coding sequence ATGATTGAATGGTTTTTGAATTTAAATATCCCGCCGGAGCTGATCACTTTTTTTATCGCGATGACGCCGATTGCCGAACTCCGCGGCGCGATCCCGATTGCCCTGGGAGTTTTTAACCTTTCGGTGCCATCCGCATTTTTCTGGGCCTGGCTCGGCAATATTATTCCGGGAATCTTCTGGGTTTTTGCCCTGAATTTCGTTTCGCGCACACTCTCCGCTCATTCAAAAGCATTTAAAAAATTTTTTGAATGGCTTTTCCGGAGAACGCATGAGAAATTCTGGGGGCAGCACGAAAAACTCGGATCCCTCGCGCTCGTGGTGTTCGTGGCAATCCCGCTTCCAGTTACCGGCGTTTGGACCGGCGCGGTGGCGGCATTTATTTTCGGCATCCCGAAGACGCGAGCAATTTTGCTGCTTTCGCTCGGAGCGCTCGGCGCGGCAATAATCGTGACGCTTATTTATCTCGGCGTGTTTTCTTTTTTAAGGTTCTTATTATGA
- a CDS encoding serine hydrolase: MIFKAIGNLIIAAVAFQLVPGAWTEVAVHPGTATVEIVSGVISWENELPAAKDVAAAALPQAASVRAPQRTGDQSLGVVITAPSAIVADLASGKILFEKNPDNVRSIASITKLMTALIFLEKNQDMYRVLEIKNRLDIGNNDFYAGEKVGAKDLLYSALIGSDNTAAENLALSLEMSKDEFVEAMNAKAAEMGLEKTHFADPVGLGSGNRSTALEVTKILKEAFDYDDIRQAAKIKSYEFYSTSGKYHYIKNTDELLSSFINQPPYSIVAAKTGSLPAAGYCLAMAVENEGNAIIIVSLGSRDDDSRFQDVKSLAWWTFSNYKWQE, translated from the coding sequence ATGATATTTAAGGCAATCGGAAATTTAATCATTGCGGCCGTGGCTTTTCAGCTCGTGCCGGGCGCCTGGACCGAGGTGGCGGTGCATCCCGGTACGGCAACCGTCGAGATTGTGAGCGGCGTTATTTCATGGGAAAATGAGCTGCCGGCGGCCAAGGATGTTGCGGCCGCGGCACTGCCCCAGGCGGCAAGCGTCAGGGCGCCGCAAAGGACTGGCGACCAGAGTCTTGGCGTTGTCATTACGGCGCCGAGCGCGATCGTCGCGGATTTGGCAAGCGGCAAAATACTTTTTGAAAAAAATCCTGACAATGTTCGGTCGATTGCGAGTATTACCAAACTTATGACGGCGCTGATTTTTCTGGAAAAAAATCAGGATATGTACCGGGTCCTGGAGATCAAAAACCGTCTGGACATCGGAAATAATGATTTTTATGCCGGCGAGAAGGTTGGGGCGAAGGATCTTTTATATTCCGCCCTCATCGGGTCGGATAATACGGCCGCGGAAAATCTCGCGCTTTCTCTCGAGATGAGCAAGGATGAATTTGTTGAGGCGATGAACGCGAAAGCGGCCGAGATGGGCCTTGAAAAAACGCATTTTGCCGATCCGGTCGGGCTTGGCTCGGGAAATAGATCCACGGCGCTCGAGGTAACGAAAATTTTAAAAGAAGCTTTCGATTATGACGACATTCGTCAGGCCGCAAAAATAAAAAGTTATGAATTCTATTCGACGAGCGGGAAATATCATTATATAAAAAATACGGATGAACTCTTGTCGTCATTTATTAACCAGCCGCCTTACTCAATCGTGGCGGCAAAAACCGGTTCGCTTCCGGCCGCCGGCTACTGCCTTGCCATGGCAGTGGAGAATGAAGGCAATGCCATAATAATCGTATCTCTCGGCAGCCGCGATGACGATTCGAGATTCCAGGACGTGAAGTCTCTCGCCTGGTGGACGTTCAGTAATTATAAATGGCAGGAATAA
- the scpB gene encoding SMC-Scp complex subunit ScpB, which translates to MSLSSQIESILFVTNKPITATRLAQVLGVEPEKIEEEMPNIMERYNSAESGVHVLKKGKEYQMMSSPDNAKSVQAYLQDEATGELTRPSLETLAIIAYRGPLTKPEIEQIRGVNCSLILRNLLTRGLIEAQEDAERQSTVYSVTFDFMRFLGISSMSGLPDYENLRHHEFVEKALEALQEEK; encoded by the coding sequence ATGAGTCTTTCGTCGCAAATCGAATCAATTCTCTTTGTCACCAATAAGCCGATTACGGCAACGCGGCTCGCGCAGGTTTTGGGCGTCGAGCCGGAAAAAATTGAGGAGGAAATGCCGAATATCATGGAAAGATACAACTCGGCGGAAAGCGGCGTGCATGTTTTAAAAAAGGGCAAGGAATACCAGATGATGTCCAGTCCGGATAACGCAAAATCGGTTCAGGCTTATTTGCAGGATGAGGCGACCGGCGAGCTGACCCGGCCGTCGCTTGAAACCCTCGCCATAATCGCTTATCGTGGTCCGCTGACCAAGCCGGAGATTGAACAGATCCGCGGCGTGAATTGCAGTTTGATTTTGCGGAATCTTTTGACGCGCGGCCTGATTGAGGCCCAGGAGGACGCCGAGCGCCAGTCCACGGTATATTCGGTGACTTTTGATTTTATGCGTTTTCTGGGAATTTCAAGCATGAGCGGGCTGCCGGATTATGAAAATTTGCGGCATCATGAATTTGTTGAAAAAGCCCTGGAAGCGCTTCAGGAAGAAAAATAA
- a CDS encoding ScpA family protein has protein sequence MNEYKVEIEQFEGPLDLLLQLIEKEELDITKVSLAKVTDDYLQHINNSPAIHPEELADFLVIAAKLILVKSKLLMPNLVFDDDDGLDLETQLKMYREFVEASKKINSMIRSGRWSYGRERLAANEVIGFFPPNDINAGMLCEMFEKIARKLEPFISLPNEALKKTISITEKIEHIRNLISNAVRASFSQVLKSARNKTEVIVSFLALLELIKQRVVQTSQEKIFEDITIQKI, from the coding sequence ATGAACGAATATAAAGTAGAAATTGAACAGTTTGAAGGGCCGCTTGATTTGCTTCTGCAGCTGATTGAGAAAGAAGAGCTGGATATTACAAAGGTTTCGCTCGCAAAGGTGACGGACGATTATTTGCAGCACATTAATAATTCGCCGGCTATTCATCCGGAGGAGCTGGCGGATTTTTTAGTTATTGCGGCGAAGTTGATACTCGTCAAATCAAAACTCCTGATGCCGAATCTCGTATTTGACGACGATGACGGCCTGGACCTGGAAACGCAGCTTAAAATGTACCGGGAGTTTGTCGAAGCATCCAAAAAAATTAACTCAATGATCCGCTCGGGGCGCTGGTCGTACGGCCGCGAGAGACTCGCGGCAAATGAAGTCATCGGCTTTTTCCCGCCCAATGATATTAACGCCGGCATGCTTTGCGAAATGTTTGAAAAAATCGCGCGAAAGCTTGAACCGTTTATTTCTTTGCCGAACGAGGCTTTGAAGAAAACAATTTCCATCACCGAAAAGATCGAGCACATCAGGAATCTTATTTCAAACGCGGTAAGGGCGAGTTTCAGCCAGGTTTTGAAATCGGCGAGGAATAAAACCGAGGTCATCGTCAGTTTTCTTGCCCTGCTTGAACTCATAAAACAGCGCGTCGTGCAGACATCCCAGGAAAAAATTTTTGAAGACATAACCATTCAAAAAATATAA
- a CDS encoding YbaK/EbsC family protein, producing the protein MAIPKKVTNYLDKAKIKYEVLAHKTVFTAYDLAATLKEKMKNIAKTLLVKVDKRYVLIVLPAHFKLDLAAVKKFYKAKTAEIAKEGVMKKLFGFEPGTLTPFGALHKIDVAIDKGIARADNAVVRAGSYTESLRMKIKDIKELEDAAVGAFGKLIEVRKAQKKKKKK; encoded by the coding sequence ATGGCAATCCCAAAGAAGGTAACGAATTATCTGGACAAGGCAAAGATAAAATACGAGGTGCTGGCGCATAAGACCGTATTTACGGCGTATGATCTCGCGGCCACGTTAAAAGAGAAAATGAAAAATATCGCCAAGACGCTTCTCGTCAAGGTTGATAAGAGATACGTGCTGATTGTCCTGCCGGCCCATTTTAAGCTCGATCTTGCGGCCGTGAAGAAATTTTACAAGGCAAAGACCGCGGAGATTGCCAAAGAAGGCGTAATGAAAAAACTGTTCGGTTTTGAGCCCGGGACGCTCACGCCTTTCGGCGCTCTTCATAAAATTGATGTGGCGATTGATAAGGGAATCGCGCGGGCGGATAATGCGGTGGTGCGCGCCGGCAGTTATACGGAATCGCTCCGCATGAAAATTAAAGACATTAAGGAGCTTGAAGACGCGGCAGTCGGCGCGTTCGGCAAACTGATTGAAGTCCGCAAGGCGCAAAAAAAGAAAAAGAAGAAATAA
- the aspS gene encoding aspartate--tRNA ligase encodes MARILSADAAKLIGERITLCGWVNARRDLGKITFIDLRDRKGIIQVVFVPSELDEDSKKSVGDLRPEYVITIEGVVQERNEKNKNPNLATGNVEILAKNLKILNASETPPFEVDKDTRGVNEELRLKYRYLDLRSERMAKNIKKRHQAITYMREFLNACDFIEIATPILTKSTPEGARDFIVPSRLHAGEFYALPQSPQQYKQLLMVAGMERYYQVALCLRDEDARADRSPGEFYQLDMEMSFVQQDEIMDLVEELMLGLVKKVFPDKKLTFDKFPRLTWEECMKKYKSDKPDLRTNKENPQELAFTWVVDWPLFEPEKENGHFAPAHHMFTRPKDEDITMLDKNPERVKSYQMDLVLNGFEVGGGGLRIHDPAMQTKIFDLIGFSKSDKEYFNHMLEAFRYGAPPHGGIASGIDRLLMALIGEESLREAIAFPKTGDARDLTVGAPSPISKEQLDEAHISIKKGKK; translated from the coding sequence ATGGCAAGAATATTGTCGGCCGATGCGGCAAAACTTATCGGTGAACGCATAACGCTATGCGGCTGGGTGAATGCGCGCCGCGATTTGGGAAAAATTACTTTCATCGATCTTCGCGACCGAAAGGGGATAATTCAGGTTGTTTTCGTGCCTTCCGAGCTCGATGAGGATTCAAAAAAATCCGTCGGCGATCTTCGGCCGGAATATGTGATTACGATCGAAGGCGTGGTTCAGGAGAGAAATGAAAAAAATAAAAATCCGAATCTGGCGACCGGGAATGTTGAAATTTTGGCTAAAAACCTGAAGATTTTGAATGCCTCGGAAACTCCGCCGTTTGAGGTTGATAAAGACACGCGCGGCGTGAACGAGGAACTGCGCCTTAAATACCGGTATTTGGATCTGCGGAGCGAGCGCATGGCAAAAAATATCAAAAAACGCCACCAAGCGATCACTTACATGCGCGAGTTTTTGAACGCGTGCGATTTTATTGAGATCGCGACGCCGATTCTCACGAAATCCACTCCGGAGGGGGCGAGGGATTTTATCGTGCCGTCGCGCCTGCACGCCGGAGAATTTTACGCGCTGCCGCAGTCGCCGCAGCAGTACAAACAGCTTCTGATGGTGGCCGGAATGGAGCGCTACTATCAGGTCGCGCTTTGCCTGCGCGACGAAGATGCGCGTGCCGACCGCAGCCCGGGGGAATTCTATCAGCTTGATATGGAAATGTCTTTTGTGCAGCAGGATGAAATCATGGATCTCGTGGAAGAGCTGATGCTCGGGCTCGTGAAAAAGGTTTTTCCGGACAAAAAATTAACATTTGATAAATTTCCCAGGCTGACCTGGGAGGAGTGCATGAAAAAATATAAATCCGACAAGCCGGATTTGCGCACGAACAAAGAAAATCCGCAAGAACTTGCCTTTACATGGGTGGTGGATTGGCCGCTCTTTGAGCCGGAGAAGGAAAACGGACATTTCGCGCCGGCTCATCACATGTTTACGCGCCCGAAAGACGAAGATATAACCATGCTGGACAAGAATCCGGAACGCGTAAAATCCTATCAGATGGATTTGGTACTCAACGGATTTGAAGTCGGCGGGGGAGGCCTGCGCATTCATGATCCGGCGATGCAGACCAAGATTTTCGACCTTATCGGTTTCAGCAAAAGCGACAAGGAATATTTCAATCACATGCTTGAGGCTTTCCGCTACGGCGCGCCGCCCCATGGCGGCATCGCGTCGGGCATTGACCGGCTTCTTATGGCGCTAATCGGCGAAGAAAGCCTGCGTGAAGCAATCGCGTTTCCCAAAACCGGCGATGCGCGCGATCTTACGGTCGGGGCGCCGAGCCCGATTTCGAAAGAGCAGCTTGACGAGGCTCATATTTCAATAAAAAAAGGAAAAAAATAA
- the asnS gene encoding asparagine--tRNA ligase, with product MELVKIFQLSDFNDKEVEIWGWAANLRSSGSLIFLELRDGSGFCQAIVDKGSVSAEVWDAAEKITIETSLKIGGRVAAHPKRAGEFELHASQLEIVQIAEEYPISKKEHGPDFLLDNRHLWLRSKRQWAVMRIRDTIINAMMGWLNDNGFVKIDSPILTPTSCENTTELFEMDYFDLGKAYLSQSGQLYSESAIFAHGSVYDFGPVFRAEKSKTRRHLTEFWMMDAEMAWVHHAGSMEIQEKLLSHIVQRVIETNSPELAILERDIEPLRKVEAPFYRLTHKEAVARVRELGSDIAEGADLGGDDETKLSEKYDKPVFIEKYPAAVKAFYMKRDPEDPERVLCSDLLAPEGYGEIIGGSEREEDYETLVKRLEEYKLSRKDFEWYLDLRRYGSVPHSGFGLGLERVVAWICGLKHVRETIPFPRMINRLNP from the coding sequence ATGGAACTGGTAAAAATTTTTCAACTTTCGGATTTTAACGACAAAGAAGTGGAAATTTGGGGTTGGGCGGCGAATTTGCGTTCGTCCGGTTCTTTGATTTTTCTGGAACTGCGCGACGGTTCAGGATTCTGCCAGGCAATTGTTGACAAGGGGAGCGTTTCGGCTGAAGTTTGGGACGCGGCCGAAAAAATTACCATTGAAACATCCTTAAAGATCGGCGGCCGCGTCGCGGCTCATCCAAAGCGGGCCGGAGAATTTGAACTGCATGCAAGCCAGCTTGAAATCGTGCAGATTGCCGAAGAGTACCCCATTTCCAAAAAAGAACACGGCCCGGATTTTCTTCTGGACAACCGCCACCTCTGGCTCCGGTCAAAACGGCAATGGGCGGTGATGAGGATCCGCGACACGATAATCAACGCCATGATGGGCTGGCTTAATGATAACGGGTTTGTAAAAATCGATTCCCCGATATTGACCCCGACTTCATGCGAGAACACGACCGAGCTTTTTGAAATGGATTATTTCGATCTGGGCAAGGCCTATCTTTCGCAGTCCGGACAGCTCTATAGCGAGTCGGCGATTTTCGCGCACGGTTCGGTTTACGATTTTGGCCCGGTTTTCCGCGCCGAAAAATCCAAGACCCGCCGCCATCTTACCGAATTCTGGATGATGGACGCGGAGATGGCCTGGGTGCATCATGCCGGAAGCATGGAAATTCAGGAAAAACTTCTGAGCCACATCGTGCAGAGAGTGATTGAGACAAACAGCCCGGAACTTGCCATACTTGAACGCGATATTGAGCCGTTGCGAAAAGTGGAGGCGCCATTTTACCGGTTGACGCATAAAGAGGCGGTGGCGCGCGTCCGCGAACTTGGTTCGGACATTGCCGAGGGCGCGGATTTGGGCGGCGATGATGAGACAAAATTATCCGAAAAATACGACAAGCCGGTTTTTATTGAAAAATATCCGGCCGCGGTCAAGGCGTTCTACATGAAGCGTGATCCCGAGGATCCGGAAAGGGTATTGTGCTCGGATTTGCTTGCGCCGGAAGGCTACGGCGAGATAATCGGCGGGTCGGAGCGCGAAGAGGATTACGAAACACTCGTGAAAAGGCTGGAAGAATATAAATTATCGCGCAAGGATTTTGAATGGTATCTGGATTTGCGCCGGTACGGATCGGTGCCGCACTCGGGCTTTGGACTCGGGCTTGAACGGGTCGTGGCGTGGATTTGCGGGCTCAAGCACGTGAGAGAGACGATTCCCTTCCCAAGAATGATAAACAGACTCAATCCATAA
- a CDS encoding GIY-YIG nuclease family protein produces MPDYRQFYIYILASDRNGTLYIGVTNNLKRRVLEHKQGEDSIFTAQYGVHKLVYYEIFDNIEEAILREKQLKKWKRNWKIRIIEDFNPLWSDLYDNIQ; encoded by the coding sequence ATGCCCGATTATCGACAATTCTATATTTATATCCTCGCAAGCGACAGAAACGGTACTCTTTATATCGGTGTAACGAATAATCTTAAGCGCCGAGTTCTTGAGCATAAGCAAGGAGAAGATAGCATATTCACGGCTCAATATGGCGTGCACAAACTTGTCTATTATGAAATATTCGATAATATTGAGGAGGCCATATTACGGGAAAAACAATTAAAAAAATGGAAACGTAATTGGAAAATTAGAATAATTGAAGATTTTAATCCTCTCTGGAGCGATTTGTACGATAATATTCAATAG